The following proteins come from a genomic window of Rhizobium sp. 007:
- a CDS encoding SARP family transcriptional regulator, whose protein sequence is MLQFNYHQSIDLPFGIPISLPGCLPGAAGMADWSPDARSSACQTSASEATGAGPVDRMNKEQNPFRMFLLGPFALVDAEGRSVTPKSKKAQALLAMLALSARGSRSRIWLRDKLWSDRSDDQAAASLRQALLDINKTLGPARDLLIADKNTVWLDMDRLVLDTDLAVRTKRSADQITDELLEGIDIRDPEFEDWLTLERQNWYSRLNVGQVHDVFEPRQQPSRDIAKHSALLPLTGAPDMPRRGKSVEIASSNPYRRTADGDWQWIMVLQPPIVVGAGEGGQIATTRFQNLIAKAIIDGLAIGVSDLSFSLPDIEESEQQISLPICLQLRLTFDGDMVMIELVMKHLINNRIHWLGSQAINRMQFERAEFGTAAALISQAVDQLAYFQETQANDSRLSQDSLLIDAVNAIFRLSRGDLDNAERRLEEQIRYQPRSSTFAWLSFIRTFQVGQRFNALDAHLIEEAQAYARKALELDPQNSVSLALVGHVHSFLFCEYDYAANLFEKSIRLNPALPLSWDLYAMLHCYAGQPDKAVAMARWVQELGVYSPHKYYFDTTKCIAAALAGDHAAAIAAGEEALRARPNFNSLLRYLASSHAHFDDLGGARHYLQRLEAVEGSFSINAFQGSGYPLLNTGGGQILIDGLLKAGAKLR, encoded by the coding sequence ATGCTTCAGTTTAATTATCACCAAAGCATCGATCTTCCTTTCGGAATCCCGATTTCCCTTCCCGGTTGCTTGCCAGGCGCCGCAGGTATGGCAGACTGGTCTCCAGATGCCAGGTCTTCGGCCTGCCAAACGAGCGCATCGGAGGCAACGGGGGCGGGGCCGGTGGATCGCATGAACAAGGAGCAAAATCCGTTTCGGATGTTCCTGCTCGGGCCTTTTGCCCTTGTGGACGCTGAAGGGCGATCGGTCACTCCGAAATCCAAAAAAGCCCAGGCCCTTTTGGCGATGCTTGCATTGTCCGCCCGGGGCTCGCGCTCCAGAATCTGGCTTAGGGACAAATTGTGGAGCGACCGCTCTGACGACCAGGCGGCAGCTAGCCTGCGCCAGGCCCTTTTGGACATTAATAAGACTCTAGGACCTGCACGTGATCTCTTGATTGCGGATAAGAATACCGTTTGGCTGGATATGGACCGACTCGTGCTTGATACCGACCTGGCGGTTCGGACAAAGCGGTCCGCGGATCAAATCACCGACGAGTTGCTCGAAGGTATAGACATCCGCGATCCAGAATTCGAGGACTGGTTAACGCTGGAACGGCAGAACTGGTATAGCCGGCTCAATGTAGGACAAGTCCACGATGTCTTCGAGCCGCGACAGCAGCCGAGCCGCGATATCGCCAAACATTCCGCCCTGCTACCTTTGACAGGCGCCCCGGATATGCCAAGACGAGGCAAATCCGTGGAAATCGCCAGCAGCAACCCATATCGGCGGACGGCCGACGGTGACTGGCAATGGATCATGGTCCTTCAGCCCCCTATCGTGGTGGGTGCTGGAGAGGGCGGACAAATTGCTACGACACGGTTCCAGAATCTCATTGCAAAAGCAATCATCGATGGGCTGGCCATTGGCGTCAGCGACCTCTCCTTCAGCTTGCCCGATATTGAAGAGAGCGAACAGCAGATCAGCCTTCCGATATGCCTACAGCTTCGCCTCACGTTTGACGGCGACATGGTGATGATCGAACTGGTGATGAAGCACCTGATCAACAACCGGATTCATTGGCTGGGCAGTCAGGCAATCAACCGCATGCAGTTCGAGCGGGCCGAGTTCGGCACCGCCGCTGCGCTAATCAGCCAGGCCGTCGATCAGCTGGCCTATTTCCAGGAGACCCAGGCAAACGACAGTCGATTGTCGCAAGACAGCCTCCTGATCGACGCCGTCAATGCGATCTTTCGGCTGTCGCGCGGCGATCTAGATAACGCGGAGCGGCGCCTGGAAGAACAAATCCGGTATCAGCCGCGGTCATCGACTTTTGCCTGGCTGTCATTCATCCGGACGTTCCAGGTTGGCCAACGTTTCAACGCGCTTGACGCGCATCTGATCGAGGAAGCTCAGGCCTATGCGCGCAAAGCGCTGGAACTCGATCCGCAGAATTCCGTATCGCTCGCGCTCGTCGGCCACGTCCATTCGTTCCTGTTCTGCGAATATGACTATGCGGCCAACCTGTTCGAAAAATCGATCCGCCTGAACCCGGCCCTGCCGCTCAGCTGGGATCTCTATGCGATGCTTCATTGCTATGCAGGCCAGCCCGACAAGGCCGTGGCCATGGCGCGTTGGGTACAAGAGCTCGGCGTCTACAGCCCCCATAAGTATTACTTCGACACGACCAAATGCATTGCAGCAGCGCTTGCAGGCGATCATGCCGCAGCGATAGCTGCAGGCGAAGAAGCCCTACGGGCACGGCCGAACTTCAACAGCTTGCTGCGCTATCTTGCCTCCAGCCATGCTCATTTCGACGATCTAGGTGGCGCGCGCCATTACCTGCAGCGTCTTGAAGCGGTCGAGGGCAGTTTCTCCATCAATGCCTTTCAAGGCAGCGGCTATCCGCTGCTCAATACAGGCGGCGGCCAGATCTTGATCGACGGCCTGCTCAAGGCGGGCGCCAAGCTGCGCTGA
- a CDS encoding ATP-binding protein, with the protein MFERFVEQRAEEALSDTPVVLIVGPRRAGKTTLVRKMGDARRSYITLDDQTVLEAAQSDPAGFIRGLDRAIIDEIQRAPDLLLAIKKTVDEDYRPGRFLLTGSANVLTLPRIADSLAGRMETIRMLPLARAEIAGQAPTFLERLFDGKLKNQQNSIIGDDFVQLVLLGGFPEAISRDSERRRQDWARSYLTSILTRDLRDIADVEKLTELPKFVRLLAEHAGQLVNYSQFGGSINVSHKTGQRYVGLLEQVFLVATLQPWFTNTLKRIVKTPKLHFLDSGLLASVRGLTFDRVKADRGTFGALLESFVFSEVLKLMTASDLRLTPYHFRDRDMREVDIVLERDDGMIAGIEVKASATVKASDFGGLRALAEACGDRFAFGVVLYDSTDVVPFGDKLAAAPLSSMWG; encoded by the coding sequence ATGTTCGAGAGGTTTGTAGAGCAGAGGGCGGAGGAAGCCCTTTCGGATACCCCAGTCGTCCTTATCGTAGGACCTCGCCGGGCTGGCAAGACCACCCTCGTCCGAAAGATGGGAGACGCCAGACGAAGCTATATCACGCTCGACGACCAGACGGTTCTGGAGGCCGCCCAATCCGACCCTGCTGGCTTCATTCGGGGCCTCGATCGAGCCATCATCGACGAGATTCAACGCGCACCCGACCTGCTGCTGGCGATCAAGAAGACAGTCGATGAGGACTATCGTCCGGGCAGGTTTCTGCTCACCGGGTCGGCGAATGTGCTGACTCTGCCGCGGATTGCGGACAGCCTAGCCGGCCGGATGGAGACCATCCGAATGCTGCCACTGGCGAGAGCAGAGATCGCGGGTCAGGCGCCGACCTTTCTGGAGCGCCTTTTCGATGGGAAACTAAAGAACCAGCAGAACTCGATCATTGGAGATGATTTCGTCCAGCTCGTTCTGCTCGGCGGCTTTCCCGAAGCGATCAGCCGCGACAGCGAACGGCGACGGCAGGACTGGGCTCGTTCTTATCTAACTTCGATCCTGACCCGAGATTTGCGGGACATTGCCGATGTGGAGAAGCTGACCGAGCTGCCAAAGTTCGTGCGGCTATTGGCCGAGCATGCAGGCCAATTGGTCAACTACTCGCAGTTCGGCGGCAGCATCAACGTCAGCCACAAGACGGGGCAGCGTTATGTCGGGCTGCTCGAACAGGTGTTCTTGGTCGCGACGCTGCAACCCTGGTTCACCAATACACTGAAGCGCATCGTCAAGACACCCAAGCTGCATTTCCTCGATTCCGGTCTACTGGCCAGCGTGCGCGGACTTACCTTCGACCGGGTGAAGGCCGATCGCGGAACATTCGGCGCGCTGCTGGAGAGCTTCGTGTTCTCTGAAGTGCTGAAACTGATGACGGCCTCAGACCTGCGGCTGACACCATATCATTTCCGGGATCGAGACATGCGCGAGGTGGACATCGTGCTGGAACGCGACGACGGGATGATCGCTGGCATCGAGGTCAAGGCGAGCGCAACGGTCAAGGCCAGCGATTTCGGGGGGCTTCGCGCACTTGCTGAGGCCTGCGGCGATCGTTTCGCCTTCGGCGTTGTCCTCTATGACAGCACGGATGTCGTGCCGTTCGGCGACAAGCTGGCCGCAGCGCCGCTATCCAGCATGTGGGGTTGA
- a CDS encoding MBL fold metallo-hydrolase, which produces MLTAASAVAGLALPTGMTLVQAAPVVSPAIQGGNAGHYRFRVGDISATVLSDGLIGGPPRVYASNAPEAELQEVLRRAFLPTDRLTLNLNTLLIETNGRRILLEAGAGQTMGPQGGRIFENLAAIGLRPEDIDVVVVSHTHPDHVGNLRTADGGKAFSRAAVFAPRADWDFFVRNDPDLSYMPVPEDFRRNFAAAIKRSVEPVTNGIELYEAGEEIVPGLTTLPAFGHTPGMANFLVQSGNGQLLLTADLAYHPIVNVDRPWVPGPDRDKETALASRRRVFDMAAANRLLVLGFHYPFPGLGRMLKTDAGYAWVPVNWQF; this is translated from the coding sequence ATGCTGACAGCCGCATCGGCCGTGGCGGGACTGGCCTTGCCGACCGGTATGACCCTTGTGCAGGCTGCTCCCGTCGTGTCGCCCGCAATCCAGGGCGGAAATGCCGGCCATTACCGCTTTCGCGTCGGCGACATCTCAGCAACCGTGTTGAGCGACGGGCTGATCGGCGGCCCTCCGAGGGTCTACGCCAGCAATGCGCCGGAGGCAGAACTGCAGGAGGTTCTAAGGCGCGCCTTCCTGCCGACCGACCGCCTGACGCTGAATCTCAACACGCTTCTTATCGAGACGAATGGCAGGCGGATCCTCCTCGAAGCCGGAGCCGGGCAAACCATGGGTCCGCAAGGCGGTCGCATCTTCGAGAACCTGGCCGCCATCGGATTACGGCCCGAGGACATCGACGTTGTGGTTGTCTCGCACACGCACCCGGACCATGTCGGCAACCTTCGAACGGCCGACGGCGGCAAGGCATTTTCGCGGGCGGCCGTCTTTGCGCCTCGTGCCGATTGGGACTTCTTCGTCCGTAACGATCCGGACCTTTCCTACATGCCGGTGCCCGAGGATTTTCGCCGCAATTTCGCAGCGGCCATTAAGCGGAGCGTCGAGCCCGTCACGAATGGGATCGAGTTGTACGAAGCGGGCGAGGAGATCGTCCCTGGGCTGACCACGCTTCCGGCATTCGGCCACACGCCCGGCATGGCGAACTTCCTTGTTCAATCCGGGAACGGTCAGCTCCTGCTGACGGCCGATCTCGCCTACCACCCGATCGTCAATGTCGACCGGCCATGGGTGCCTGGGCCAGATCGCGACAAGGAGACCGCCCTCGCCTCCCGCCGCCGGGTCTTCGACATGGCGGCGGCAAACCGGCTCCTCGTTCTCGGCTTCCACTATCCGTTCCCGGGGCTTGGCCGAATGCTCAAGACGGACGCCGGCTATGCCTGGGTCCCGGTCAATTGGCAATTCTAA